The genomic DNA ccggtcaagctaccaaaccgatcaagagtattcggtacgtgaccgcacagagaaaggatcggccaaagctcaaaatcggaatcatcaggaacaaggaaccggaccggatgaacaagagaaccgactgaagaaaacctaaccggtcaagctaccaaaccgatcaagagtattcggtacgtgaccgcacagagaaaggatcggccaaagcttaaaaccggaatcatcaggaacaaggaaccggaccggatgaacaagagaaccgactgaagaaaatctaaccggtcaagctatcaaaccgatcaagaatattcggaatgtgaccgcacaaaggaaggatcagccaaagctcaaaaccggaactatcaaacagccgatcatccacaagacaagaataaccggaagaagtccggttacttcactaccaaaagacattcggccaagtcaagtggccaacctaggccaagtcaagaggccgactagtacaagaagacactttgggtatctgttgagaatgataccaaaggagcagactgaatacttccatatccatgcaagtctgaggaaagcctgtaggctgcagaagacagtactaccggatccttctacttcgggataaatcagaaaggaaatcttcaaagtacagacaactgtccaagcagatagtgcctacattgagtaaaagacaaacccagcaggtttgccgtacagaccggcaggtctgaaataggatgccaggtctgagattgaccgtcaggtctgaggagatgaccggcaggtctgagacactgaatcactgcatctctgatcagccaatcagattcaaggctttgaaatatgaccgttggcatatttcacctataaaaggaggcagttgcagaagagtaaatgtagTAACAAAAAGCGGGACAAACATTGAGACAAACGCAGTCACCAAGAGTTACTAAGCGGgacattaagtgagacaagtgaagcgttgaaagcatttactacaagtgataacagtgtggtattctaagaaagcctaagtgctaaattctaagtgtgttctacaatttcggtgtgaattgtaagagtgttatcgagcagaaaataagtctcgatcggattgtatttgtattccttagtgaatatccttctcgcggtttcgagaggaaggggtgacgtaggagttttatctccgaacatccataaaactctgttgtgttatttattttctgttggcttccttacataaccgactaatttatccataccgctccaaaccgactccatactgaccataccgaatatccagataaccgaaaccgacccaccattcttcaaatctccatcatcagaaaccgattccgcctatcatacacgtgtaccgcttcaacctgaaagcaaacctcttccgcgcttgaacctagttcaagggtttgtgacaggttgtgtagtattgaaaccccggtgttaatctctaacaggattaatcaccaccctacgagtgagaaccgctaaccggtccaacccccggtccaccagcggcgacctagatcctaacatatatatatataaatatatatatataaatatatatatatatatatataaatatatatatatataatatataaataaatatatatataatatatataaatatatatatataaataaataaatatatatatatatataaatatatatatatataaatatataaatatatatataaatatataaatatatatatataaatatataaatatatatataaataaatatataaatatatatatatatatatataaataaatatatataaatatatatatataaataaataaatatatatatatatatataatatatatataaataaatatatatatatatatataatatatatatatatatataatatatataatatatatatatatatatattacatttatttctatatatataaatatatatatatatatattatatttatttatatatataaaaatatatatataaaaaactagtTATCTTATGCTTTTCAAGACTTTCATTCTTTAGATCCTCTATCTCTTCTCATTACATTctcaaacaatcaaactcatCTTTTTTTCTCCTTTCATTCTCGTTTTCTACTCTTCCATGTTCAATAGTCAAATTTATATTCTCTCTTCTCCTCCTTTTCCCTAACtatcaaatatttgtatttcttcttttttattttttcaaacggTCAAACCTCTCTATCTCTTCTCCTTCCTCCATTCTCCATATTCTTTCTTCATCAAAATTTTTTGAAGCATCTATTTTTTGAATTCTACTATTAACGAGCAGttttttcattatcttcagTCCTTCACTATCTTATATTTcgaattttgtaaaatttgaagATCACTATATGACTAGTGCATTATATTGccaaacttttaatatttgtgaTGAAATTTCGTTTGTAATTTCTAAATGGGATGTTTATGATTGAatgattatctttaaattatgtgatgatatttatatttcttattcttaaataatattgtaattatatatgtgtagttcgtgaaatataaattatattgtgtttgagatattatttagttgtaaaatataattttaattaaaaaaatataattttcgaGTTCAAGTTCAAGTAGCTCGAATTGTAATTGAACATTGGTACTCAATCGAGTTCGAGTATTTACAATATAATTCGAGTCAAGTTCGAGTAGTGTGGTACTTGGCTCAACTCGactcgactcgactcgtttaTACCCTAGTACCAAGAAAATGAAATGAAGCCACCAATTACATTGAAGATGTCATAAATGAATGGAatagataagaaaaaaaaaacagattaaTCAAAATGAAATAATGTGTTAGtgatatttttaagatttttactGTTTAGTTATCTAAATAGTTTAGGCTTTCTCCAATCCAACACCAAACTAAACCCAAATCTCATTTTCTCCTCCAACCCAAGGGCAtacttaagtttttttttttttagtattccATCAaatccttttttattttaaacccaAATTTGCATTGATACTATTCATAATActcaaaaaaaacattttaattatgcctctatatttgtatattttatatattaaacttatttatataatttattattttaatttatttatattttaatttatataatctatttatattttaatttttttatataatttacatatattttattttatattttaatttatttatataatttattttaattttatttttttgtttttatcttatattttatattaatattttttgcatatcataaatttataataataaacaaaattaataaaaaaaataaaaaaataaaaactaaaggTATTTCTTCTACAGTTCATTATGTaatcaaagaaaaagaatataacATTGATTATTATTTAACGGATAGTATATATCCAAAATGGTCTACAATTGTGCAAACAATTCATGAGCCACACATGGTCCGATGAAAAAACATTTTGTAATGAAACAGGAAACATATAGAAAAGACGTCGAACGTGCATTCAGAGTTCTTCAATCACGTTTTGCCATTGTAGTAGGACCGGTACGGTATTAGAGAAAAGAAGTGTTGCTATAATGATTACATGTATAATTTTGCATAACATGATTATTGAGGATAAACGCGATCTTAGTGCATCTATTGAAATTGAAATGGTTACGCTTTCGTCCGAGATCGAAATGATGATGAAAATACTCGATTTTAAGATTTCATTTCTCGGTAcgaaaatataagaaataaagaagCTGACATTGAACTTAGTAatacattaattgatcatttgtGGGAGGAGAACACGATTCCAAGAATTGATAAATCATCTATCATATTTGTACGCAGgacttttttaataatgtttgttttgatgtaattttttttgtatagtataatttgtgtttatttaataatatttaatttgtttttttatgtgtataaattattaatttataattaattttatcaaatttttctataattaaatgagaatttaagagtTAATAAGTAAGTGTAAAGTTATGGGGTTTAATTTGTAATGTTAAATAAATAGATGTGTATTATTGAAAAGGTTAAAAAGTgagtatatataaaaagaaatattttgagaatattattttgaattggaGAATTAGTTTTTTGGTTAGAAATAAATTTCTAtttgatgtgacatttattGAGATGGGTTGAAAATGAcattaatgaaatgaaaataaattactgtttgatgtgacatttattTGGATGAGTTAAAAATAGCCTTAATAAAATGGAGATAAATTACTGTTTGATTTGACATTTATTGGGATGGGTTGGagatttcattaataaaatgaatttttcggCTTCAAAAAGTTATGACATGATTTCATAGGTGAAgcataaaaattcaatttatgcAGAAGTTAAGGATAGTCTCTCTAGCATGATGAATAAGCTGCTAAggaaaaaaaacatacaaatttgTTAGCTGTTATTGGgttcattttaaaattacttatcTGTTCTAATCGTATTGATTGACACACAAATTAACAACTGTTTTACAAGATCTAATGACCAAAGTGTTTCCAAACAGTCAATATGTTTAGTGTAAACAAATCAAagctttaaaaaataaatgttatttgcTTCAGCTCAACCTGGCATGGCATTCATGAATGTTACAAAGTACACAAAATTACATCAAACAATAAAGAAAACTGGTTAGAGTACAaaaaatgagttaaaaaaaacttatagaTCAGATAAGGAAAACATAGGAAGCAACAACTGTAGCCcaaaaagaaatacaatttCTTCATTCACTAACCAGAAGCTCTAATTTACATTTTGGTTCTAATGATTGCCCATTAAAtatccacatatatatatattatatatatactcaaactGAATTTGATTGTATACTTTAAGGCAAAACCTCAGAATCTCCATAATCCGTTTCAAGTTCAAGTAAAGGTTGTAATCGTCTTTCCACCTCCTTGCTTTGAGAACACATCTCCTCCAAAACCATCGACAAAGCAGACTTGCAGGAGGCCTCGTTTCTGAAAGCGAGAGTCCATCTCCCATCTATCAACGGGCTTGTCTTCATTTTCCCATGACCTGAAGATTTGTCAACAGCATTCGTGTGGAGAAATGTGGAGGGTCGGATCCGAATGTGTAACCACCTTGCATGTTTTTCATCCACTTTCGgctgaaaagaaaaataataataaattgagaCTTTCTTCACAAAATATCAAACACAATGCAATTGAATATTTACTAACATCGCATCCAGCCAAAGGTGCACAAACGCGAATAATCCCACAGCCAGGTTTTACAGGCAATTCTTCTGTAAGAATAAGCCACCCATAAGTTCCAATAGATAATGCTAGAAAGCAAAAATGTCGCTCCTTCCCCCTCTCGAACGAAATTCGACAAGGCACTCCATCAACTGAATACAACATAAGGAAAGTAGCAACATCACAAGGTATTATTACATATCCCAGAAATtgtacatttaaaataaaaattgaagttgaagTTGTAAACACAAAGAGATGAAATTACTTACCAATTTTAATTTCCATCCCAGGTTTTGGTCCAGAAGCATCGAGCTCAGAAATCTTTGCTCGAGATTCTTCTGGAGTTTCAAAAGGCGGGAGGATAGTCGGTTGATCAGGCAGTGGCCTACCAAGGGCAAAAACTTGAAGCTGATGGAGAAGGATGAAAACCTAAAACACAGAAGGAAAAATACCAATATGAATAGACAAATATACTTACCGcaataaaatcaaacacatgCCACAACACTGGCTATATGATATTGTTTAGTCAGAAATGTTTACTCACTTGAATAAagctaatataataattatcagAACCCTTTTACTATTACCTCTGTGGTAGCTAAAGGATGCCAGATAAAAACTATTGGGCCTATTTGCAATCACATTTTATGATCTAGATCATGATCcaggaaatctacatttgttatgtttacCAAAAACTCATTAATGATgtagaaaatatatttgaaacatGAACAATAAGATAACCCGAAAGGGATAcctaaaaaatacaaatatttatcccctcttctagcctagcggcaaaaagaggtggatatccccagcCTCCTTGAGAGATCCTGGGTTCAAGTTCTACGCTTGGTTAATGGTGTTTGCAGGCTATGTGCTTAATCCCTTGTGGCcacatttttttttccataaaaaaaaatatattataaacatgaTCCAGCTAATAAtctttatacaaaattaagtCAATCAAACAATAATGTGGATCATGATTAATATATATCCAAATGAAGCGACAAGTCACTATAGCCTGGTTcctgataaagaaaataatttggatcattattcaaaataattttatacaaaacgaaaagaaaaaaaaaattataccaaaaGGGAAAAGGAGAAAAACACTTTCAACTATAACATTGGTGATTTCTAACATGATTTGGGCAGCATATATGTGACAAAAATCAGTTTCTAAATACGCTCaatgataaaaagaaaaacaaaacagCACCATAGATAACTGTGAAAATCTAACTTCAACAAAAAGTTCAAAAGGTTATTGATAAAAATACAGTTCGAGACAACCTTCACCATCTCAAACATTCTTTCACCAGCAGCTATTGATGTCTCAATGGGAATAACTTCTgcaggttttaaaaatatataattaatacaaagCAATTTTTCAGAAGAATTCATCAAAACTGTGTTTATTCAATCTATGAAAAGCAAAATATTCTGACTATAGAACACCACAATACCTTCAGAAACAGGTTTTTTCTTTGGGAATAACAAACGTCTAGGATCTCCCCGCGGGGATGAAGCCTCAATAGCTACAGGTAAAGTTTGAATTGTCAACTCACAGCAACAATGATTTAGCAAATCAATATGCAATCATACCTCGCTTGCACTTTTTCCACTCCTCCATAACTATCGATATAAGCAGATCAGCCCAAACTCCTCTAGTTTCCGCAAGAAAGCGATGAGTACAATTGTTGTAAGAATCCTATTCATACAGAGATAGTATATATGTTATGGGGAATCATTTCTGCAAAAAGAAAAAACTGCACTTTTAATGGAGAGCCATATCCATGTTCCTGCTCTCAACTGTGTTCTTATTTTTGCATGGCTAGCAAAGGAATTTATGATAGGTCTATTTGTTGACACGGTTTATCGtgcaaaaaaaaactatattagtTCTGTTTGCAAAAAATCACAATAATCCATAAAATAATTTGCACAAGatccaaaaattaatttttgtacgaaaggaaataaaaacaataattttgatcataattaataaaataatttagatcatgatccaaaaaacATTCTTGTactaaatgtaaaaatatatatcactttgattgtcatccttaatcatagctagggtttgtctagctttgatttctgaccctcccacttttgagattttaatgaaatggttttaaccgttttccccaaaaacaaatatatatatcactttaaattttaagttttacaaTTATCCAATGGGATCCTGACTGAGCagagattgtgacaaaatattaGTTTCCAAACAGGCTTAACTAAAGTTGCAATACTTTGATGTTTGAAGAGATCAAATAAATCATTGTAATTGCTTGCATATCTTAGTCATAACTTACCTGAAGCAATTTCAAATGGACTTTGTTGAACTCTGCTTCACCACATGGAAGTAACTGACGCAAGAGCCAACCACCATCCCACAAGGTCTCTGCAGATATATTCGACCGGACGAAGACACTGACCAGGGCATCAAGCACCTGAAAAGACAGTTGATCCTGACAATGAATTCTGGGAAGAATAACTGGCTCGTGTTAAAGaggtatatttattttttgaatatgGAATTCCGATCAAGAAAGAGCCCAAAATGACCCTAGGTTACACATTAATAATGAACTAACACTCATTGCACCCAAAAAAGGTGTATTCCAGAGAAAGGTTCCACCGGAAAGATACTTTTCACGTTACCTATGGGACAAGTCCCTAACTTGTGATGGAAaagggaaatgaaagaaaatgtaTTGAAAATCAAACGAATGATAATAATACTCCAGAGAAAACGAAAGCCAAATATTATGCTAAAAGAGAAATAAACCCTAAGATCCTGAACTAAGGAGGTATATTAATCTTACATTAGTTTATTTGGGCTTAAAATCGATATGCATTCAGTAATAGATTCTTATGTGAAGTTACGATAGTAATTAACTACAATTACCATCCTCTAATTGTTCGTTTCTTCATAACATGCTAAGAAAAGTTTCCATAAGAATATAGAAACAAATGTTGCCAACCTTCATTAGACAAAATATGCAAATGAAGATGTTGTCAACGGATTTAATTTAACATGAGATATTCACAAATGACATCACACCATTTAACTTCCACTTGTTATACTccacatacatatatatatatatatatatatacgtccGCCTTTCTCCGCCTGTAACAAAAATTTGGCAAAGCCAACACAACAAAGGGATCGCCCCTTCATTTTATGCTGACCCCGGCCAGGCTGGCTTTTTGGGAAGCCCATTCCCACCGCGCCCACGGCCCAGCTGGCCTGCCAGCGGTAGTGGGAAATTTCCTGTTCCCTGGTAAGAGACTTGGTTGGATGCGGGATCTACTCCCCGAGGAGCGGTACAGACGTAGATGATATCATCACGACCTCTCTTTTCGTACCGCTAGGGATCCTTAACGCCACTTTGCCAACTGGCCTTACCAGTTACAAAAAAGTACTCTAACTAATGGTCTTCTTTAGAGTTTCACGGAGGGTTCTGGTTTCTTAGTCTTAATAGAGAGCTCCCTCAAGACTCTAAAAGCTCTCACCTTTGATTGACGGATTTTATCAATCAATAGCCTATTTCATTCGGGATTCACTAGTGTTAGCATATGTATTCCCTACTATAATGACCCACTTCTACTTAAGGCATTCTCAGTGGGGATCGAACCCGTAACCTTTGTTCTCTTAGACAAAACTTTTTCCACTGAGGTACCCTAGTGGGTTAAAATtgagagtatttttttttattgttataagATTGTTTCTTAGATTATACtccaatttattttatggatCATGATCCTAATCATTATGATTCAAGACTTCTATTTTGGATCACTAtccatattattttatagatattgtAATCTTTGAACATGACAAATGTATTGCGATcataaaatgtgataacaaaCAGGCCCAGAGAAAAACTACCTGAAACCTGTGTGCAAGAGGACACACTTCAACTTCGGAAAGAGAACATGACACGCCATATTGATCCTGGCCCCATAAAAATTGGAAATGAAAAACAGAGCCAAATTAAAATGATTCTTTTGTTAGGTGATTGAAATGCAAAACTTTGATATCTCCAAATAGATGCTAATATGACAATGCAAAAAATATGCATATCCTCATTAAGAGATTATTCATAGTCAATCATTAGTATGATTTAGGAGCATGGCTACTGGTTAGtacaataaagataaaaataatggaaacagtgaaaaatatatacatacatgTAGCCTATGCAAGTAGCCATCAAGATCATTAGTTATGCCATCCTTCATTGAATTACTTTCTCGAGAAAATAGTTGCTCTTCACCTGAACCCTCTCCCACTAATGCTTgctgcagcaaccgaacaaagaGAGCATTACGATTGAGCGAGTTTACGTATTTAATTTGCATGGAGAAGAAAAACTAGATccagataaaaataaataaataaaatattaaaataaaatagagaatttTTCATGGAAAAATGGAAAACTATAGCATGTAAGATAAATGACATAATCAGAATCTCATAACATACCAGCAGCAATTTCTTATGTTGTTTTCTTTGCGGAAGAATACCAAGGGAATCTAACATTAGTTCATCTAGTTCTACAAGGAAAAGTAGAAAAAAGAACAAGTTTTATTGTAAGTCCATCTAGTAGTAGGACTAGTAGTATAAGTCCAACTAAAAATCTAATATCACCTTTTGTTTGCAATAGTGTGGCCAGCAAGCTCAAGGAACCAAATACTCGATCATCGTCACCAGAAGTAACATAAGAAAGCAAGGCTTCCCTACACAAGACTAGGATGTCAGTCATACAATATATTCAACTACAAGACAAAGATTTCATAAAGAAGAAATGAAGATATGATCTCAACACATGTTCTAGTGATCAGAAGGTAAGGCAATGGTAAATCCTTTTTCTTTGACCGGGATATTTTCCTGAAGGCGGCTCAACGCCATGACCCTCCCCCAACATCAATCAAGGTGCTTTCACTATAATCAAGATCTCAACCTCTTAAATTCAAGACACTTAACACTTGAACTTCCTTGAGTAGGGGGGAAGGGGGTAGTGACTAAAATTTTACGCTTGCAAACAAAGGTATCTTGCAACAATCAAATAATGTTTGCATGCCTAACTAATGTGTTATGAACCCTAAATTGGGTTTGTAGAATTCAATTAGAAGACATAGAGAATGTGAGGCGGGACTTGGATAAACTTCTTTCAAACTAATCAAGTATTAATGTCATAATGTCATCAAGTGACTGTTACAAAATTTATAGAACTAAATCATAATCCTAATCAAATACTAATACGATAACTTaaaaagaataacataattatcCTAACCGCTAATAATAATCTACTAATTAATCAATTCAATGTATCCTGGTGGTTGAGTTGTTTAATGAACAACGTTTAAGTTGTGTGTTCAAGACTTAGTATACGCACAGTTTGTATTATTGGCAGTCGTCTTTACAACAATTCAATTAATGCAAACTCTAACctttcaacaacaacaaaaatctACTAATTTATCTAATACTTCTAATTGGTGTGGAAGAAGGTTAATCAACTCATTATGCATTGACTCCCAACACCATAGAAGTGTGACATATCAAACCCACTTAACTTACAAgtataacaaataattttcCTGCATATGCTTCTGTCCTGCAttttattagtaattattaCTAGAACTACACATTGATTTGTACTATATTTCCACTCAAAATGTCATTGA from Impatiens glandulifera chromosome 9, dImpGla2.1, whole genome shotgun sequence includes the following:
- the LOC124914021 gene encoding protein TRANSPARENT TESTA 9-like, whose product is MWYSFWRSRERFSLDELRYLTDQLTKVQDVNDANKDFVIEALRSIAELITYGDQHNLAFFEYFMENQVMGEFVRILKISKTITISIQLLQTMSIMIQNLKNEHAIYYMFSNEHISFLITYSFDFHNEELLSYYISFLRAISGKLNKNTISLLIKTQDEEIVSFPLYVEGIRFAFHEESMVRTAVRALTLNVYHVGDESVNKYVASPPHDDYFLSLVKYLQEQCQTLIRLVLDAVKNNSLESTSAILSAADEIEDNLYYISDVISAGIPDVGRLITDAILKHLIFPMLLPSIGKEAVREEKVVSVTSLYLLCCILRIVKIKDLANIVAAALLCHQETCTPGSMLKLNGHISADNAESGEGQKIDNADHNQELLQAICEVSVSDVSSLSQSPLKDESLQKDFNSSQWTLREALLSYVTSGDDDRVFGSLSLLATLLQTKELDELMLDSLGILPQRKQHKKLLLQALVGEGSGEEQLFSRESNSMKDGITNDLDGYLHRLHDQYGVSCSLSEVEVCPLAHRFQVLDALVSVFVRSNISAETLWDGGWLLRQLLPCGEAEFNKVHLKLLQDSYNNCTHRFLAETRGVWADLLISIVMEEWKKCKRAIEASSPRGDPRRLLFPKKKPVSEEVIPIETSIAAGERMFEMVKVFILLHQLQVFALGRPLPDQPTILPPFETPEESRAKISELDASGPKPGMEIKIVDGVPCRISFERGKERHFCFLALSIGTYGWLILTEELPVKPGCGIIRVCAPLAGCDPKVDEKHARWLHIRIRPSTFLHTNAVDKSSGHGKMKTSPLIDGRWTLAFRNEASCKSALSMVLEEMCSQSKEVERRLQPLLELETDYGDSEVLP